The proteins below are encoded in one region of Serratia symbiotica:
- a CDS encoding FAD-binding and (Fe-S)-binding domain-containing protein: protein MIPAISQTPRLVKRACDFLDALKQHGFNGDTATRYADRLAMATDNSVYQMLPDAVVFPRSTHDVVLIARLAAEEHFTALTFTPRGGGTGTNGQSLNTGIVVDMSRYMKRIMEINLKQGWVRVEAGVIKDQLNQYLRPFGYFFAPELSTSNRATLGGMINTDASGQGSLVYGKTSDHVLGLRAVLLGGELIDTCAMPTPLAEMTALEKTAEGRIYHQVLKSCRDQRALILEKFPKLNRFLTGYDLRHVLSDDLQTFDLTRILTGSEGTLAFITEARLNITPLPQVRRLVNVKYDSFDSALRNAPFMVAAKALSVETIDSQVMNLAREDIVWHSVNALITPVPDKAMLGLNIVEFAGDDQERIDRQLKRLCRRLDELIAERQGGVIGYQVCDDLAGIERIYHMRKKAVGLLGNAKGQAKPIPFVEDTCVPPHCLADYIAEFRQLLDSHNLSYGMFGHVDAGVLHVRPALDLCDAQQEVLMKQISDRVVALTAKYGGLLWGEHGKGFRAEYSPAFFGETLYEELRRIKAVFDPNNRLNPGKICAPMNEDAPLMKVDAIKRGTFDRQIPIEIRTSMRGAMACNGNGLCFNFDVHSAMCPSMKITSNRVHSPKGRAALVREWLRLLSEQGINPLSLEEQLPQQRFSFRTLIEKTRNSWHAAKGEYDFSHQVKEAMSGCLACKACSTQCPIKIDVPDFRSRFLQLYHTRYLRPLRDYVVAGVESYTPLMAKAPKVFNFFLRQPWVREMSRSAIGMIDLPMLSSPTLRQQLSGHSAITTTLKQLAGLNAAQRARYVLIVQDPFTSYYDAKVVADFVQLVEKLGFKSVLLPFSPNGKAQHINGFLTGFARTARHTSDILNRVAQLGMPLVGVDPALVLCYRDEYHEILGEKRGDFQVQLVHEWLQPLLAERTMQPATGEPWYLFGHCTETTAQPVSGQQWAAIFACFGAKLENVSVGCCGMAGTYGHEVKNVLNSRGIYQLSWHTALQHLPPQRCLATGYSCRSQIKRLEGSSVRHPLQALLEIIV from the coding sequence ATGATCCCAGCGATTTCTCAGACACCCCGCCTCGTTAAACGGGCGTGCGATTTTTTGGACGCACTGAAGCAACATGGATTTAACGGCGATACTGCCACCCGCTACGCTGATCGGCTGGCGATGGCCACCGATAACAGCGTTTATCAGATGCTGCCCGATGCTGTGGTGTTTCCTCGCTCTACCCACGATGTGGTGTTGATCGCCCGTCTTGCGGCGGAAGAACATTTCACGGCGTTGACCTTCACCCCACGAGGCGGTGGTACCGGTACCAACGGCCAGTCGCTCAATACTGGCATAGTGGTAGACATGTCGCGCTATATGAAGCGCATTATGGAAATTAACCTCAAACAGGGTTGGGTGCGAGTTGAAGCTGGGGTGATCAAAGACCAGCTGAATCAGTATCTGCGGCCATTCGGGTACTTTTTTGCACCGGAACTCTCCACCAGTAACCGCGCCACGCTAGGCGGCATGATCAATACCGATGCCTCCGGGCAAGGTTCGTTGGTCTATGGTAAAACGTCCGACCATGTGCTTGGCCTGCGGGCGGTACTGCTGGGCGGCGAATTGATCGACACCTGTGCGATGCCAACGCCGCTGGCGGAGATGACGGCTCTGGAAAAAACCGCTGAAGGACGCATCTACCATCAGGTACTGAAGAGCTGCCGTGACCAACGTGCGTTGATCCTGGAGAAATTCCCCAAACTCAACCGATTCCTGACGGGGTACGATTTGCGGCATGTGCTGAGCGACGATCTGCAAACCTTCGATCTGACGCGTATTCTGACCGGCTCCGAAGGCACATTGGCGTTTATCACCGAAGCGCGACTGAACATAACGCCGTTACCGCAGGTGCGTCGGCTGGTTAACGTTAAATACGACTCCTTTGATTCAGCGCTGCGCAACGCGCCCTTTATGGTCGCCGCCAAGGCGCTGTCAGTGGAAACCATCGACTCTCAGGTGATGAACCTGGCACGTGAGGATATCGTCTGGCATTCGGTGAACGCGCTGATCACCCCGGTGCCTGATAAAGCCATGCTGGGTTTGAACATCGTCGAATTTGCCGGTGACGACCAGGAACGGATCGACAGACAGCTAAAGAGGCTGTGTCGGCGGCTTGATGAATTGATCGCTGAGCGGCAGGGAGGCGTGATCGGCTATCAAGTCTGCGACGATCTGGCAGGTATCGAACGCATCTACCACATGCGTAAAAAGGCAGTCGGCTTATTGGGCAATGCCAAAGGGCAAGCCAAGCCGATCCCATTTGTCGAAGATACCTGTGTGCCACCGCACTGTCTGGCGGATTACATTGCTGAGTTCCGCCAACTGTTGGATAGCCATAACCTGAGTTACGGCATGTTCGGCCACGTCGATGCTGGTGTGTTGCATGTTAGGCCAGCGCTCGACCTATGCGATGCACAGCAGGAAGTGCTAATGAAGCAGATTTCCGATCGGGTGGTGGCGCTGACCGCTAAATACGGTGGCCTGCTGTGGGGGGAACATGGCAAAGGGTTCCGCGCCGAATACAGTCCAGCGTTTTTCGGGGAAACGCTGTATGAAGAATTACGCCGTATTAAAGCGGTATTCGATCCAAATAATCGACTCAACCCAGGCAAAATTTGTGCGCCAATGAATGAAGACGCGCCATTGATGAAAGTAGACGCCATCAAGCGTGGTACGTTCGATCGGCAGATCCCCATCGAGATCCGCACATCAATGCGCGGCGCGATGGCGTGCAACGGCAATGGCCTATGCTTCAACTTTGACGTGCACAGCGCGATGTGCCCATCGATGAAGATCACGAGTAACCGAGTTCACTCGCCCAAAGGGCGAGCAGCGCTGGTGCGTGAGTGGTTGCGCTTACTCTCAGAGCAGGGTATTAATCCGTTGTCGCTGGAGGAACAGTTGCCGCAGCAACGTTTCAGCTTCCGCACCCTGATCGAGAAAACCCGCAATAGTTGGCACGCAGCTAAGGGCGAGTACGATTTCTCGCACCAGGTGAAAGAGGCGATGTCCGGCTGTCTGGCTTGTAAAGCCTGTTCTACCCAATGCCCGATCAAAATTGACGTGCCTGACTTCCGTTCACGTTTTTTGCAGTTGTATCACACCCGCTATTTGCGACCGCTACGTGACTATGTCGTCGCCGGGGTGGAGAGCTACACGCCGCTGATGGCTAAAGCACCGAAGGTGTTCAATTTTTTCTTGCGCCAGCCTTGGGTGCGCGAAATGAGCCGCAGTGCCATTGGCATGATCGATCTACCGATGCTGTCCAGCCCTACGTTGCGTCAGCAGCTCTCCGGCCATAGCGCCATCACCACAACGTTGAAGCAATTGGCAGGGCTGAACGCCGCACAACGTGCACGATATGTGCTGATCGTACAAGACCCGTTCACTAGCTACTACGATGCCAAGGTGGTGGCAGACTTTGTCCAACTGGTGGAAAAACTCGGCTTTAAATCGGTGCTACTGCCGTTCTCACCGAACGGTAAGGCGCAACATATCAATGGATTCCTGACGGGCTTTGCCCGCACTGCACGCCATACCTCCGATATTCTTAACCGCGTGGCGCAACTTGGCATGCCGCTGGTGGGGGTCGATCCGGCGTTAGTGCTATGCTACCGCGATGAATATCACGAGATCCTAGGTGAAAAGCGCGGCGACTTCCAGGTACAGTTGGTGCATGAATGGCTACAGCCGTTGCTGGCTGAACGCACCATGCAGCCAGCAACGGGTGAACCTTGGTATCTGTTTGGTCACTGTACTGAAACCACCGCTCAGCCAGTCAGCGGTCAGCAGTGGGCGGCGATTTTCGCCTGCTTTGGTGCCAAATTAGAAAATGTCAGCGTTGGCTGTTGTGGTATGGCTGGTACTTACGGCCATGAGGTGAAGAATGTGCTGAACTCGCGTGGTATTTATCAGCTATCGTGGCATACGGCGCTACAGCACCTACC
- a CDS encoding heme/hemin ABC transporter substrate-binding protein gives MKPSLTRCLVLVITLTLPLTTAATQRIVSIGGDVTEIVFALGAGDDVIARDSISLQPKAVKKLPDIGYMRQLNAEGILSLKPTLVLTTELAQPALVLTQLAESGVKVVSVPGDTTLQTVPKKIAVIADTVQRSEQGKQLSIRYLQQLTAVNTSPLPVKVLFVMNHGGMTPLAAGQHTAADAVITAAGLKNAMQGFERYRPLSQEGVIASAPDLLLITTDSVRSIGGWQQLWSLPGLALTPAGKNRRVLIVDDMALLGFGLEMPATLAKLRQAAEQK, from the coding sequence ATGAAACCTTCATTGACCCGTTGTCTGGTGCTGGTGATCACGCTGACACTGCCACTAACCACTGCGGCAACGCAACGTATTGTCTCGATAGGCGGTGACGTTACTGAAATTGTCTTCGCACTTGGCGCGGGTGATGACGTGATCGCCCGCGATAGCATCAGCTTGCAGCCAAAAGCGGTTAAAAAGCTGCCGGACATCGGCTATATGCGCCAACTGAATGCTGAAGGCATTCTGTCGCTAAAACCAACGCTGGTGCTGACCACTGAACTGGCACAGCCGGCGCTAGTGCTCACACAGTTGGCCGAAAGCGGCGTTAAGGTGGTCAGCGTGCCAGGCGACACGACCCTGCAAACGGTGCCAAAAAAAATCGCCGTGATCGCTGATACAGTGCAGCGCAGCGAACAGGGTAAGCAACTGAGCATCCGCTACCTGCAACAATTGACGGCGGTCAACACCAGCCCTTTACCCGTCAAGGTGCTGTTTGTGATGAACCATGGTGGCATGACGCCGCTGGCCGCCGGGCAGCATACCGCCGCCGATGCGGTGATCACCGCCGCCGGGTTGAAAAATGCCATGCAGGGATTCGAACGTTATCGGCCGCTGTCGCAAGAAGGCGTCATCGCCAGCGCGCCGGATTTGTTATTGATCACCACCGATAGCGTGCGTTCGATCGGCGGTTGGCAACAACTGTGGTCTTTGCCAGGTCTGGCGCTAACGCCGGCGGGTAAAAATCGCCGTGTGCTGATCGTTGATGACATGGCGTTGCTGGGCTTTGGCCTAGAAATGCCAGCGACCTTGGCCAAGCTGCGCCAAGCGGCGGAGCAAAAGTAA
- a CDS encoding TonB-dependent hemoglobin/transferrin/lactoferrin family receptor gives MPLTISTRLRFSALSLAIACTLPTVTFAQNTNTTSSSAPASAKRNPATDDTITVNATGNPRRSFDVPMMVTVIESNTPESQSASTAADMLRRVPGISITGTGRSNGQGFMMRGYDRRGVLTLVDGIRQGTDTGHIDGIFLDPRLVKRVEVVRGPSALLYGNGALGGVVSYETVDAADLLLPSHDTGYRVYATAGSGDHSLGMGASTYGKTDHLDGLLSFGISDVGNLHQGNGSDAPNDETISHLLAKGTWKIDDNQSLIGNLRYYNNRAQQPNNPQQSFSGHDNLMTDRSTILHDMALSYRLNPVGQDWLDADAKIYYSQVEINAHTLGNGDQSRQQTTHGASLKNHTHLFADTFASHLFTYGTEAYKQAQTPDGAAEGFPQAKIHFASGWLQDEVTLRDLPITLLAGTRYDNYKGSSQSYPDVDADKWSSRGAISITPTDWLMLFASYSQAFRAPTMGEMYNDSKHFSKSRGPTTLTNYWVPNPRLKPETNETQEYGFGLRFDDLLLADDSLQFKASYFDTKAKDYITTNVTMKLGFGPQGPYCISCTTSSINIDHAKIWGWDAVLSYHTPLFDWDLTYNRTRGKDQASSGWLSNINPDTITSRLDVPLGATGLSIGQVATFAQRMTSVTTATTEQAGYGVNNFYLSYKGRGHAKNFTSTLMLSNAFDKEYYSPQGIPQEGRNAKLLVSYQW, from the coding sequence ATGCCCTTAACCATTTCCACCCGGCTACGTTTTTCCGCATTGAGTCTGGCCATTGCCTGCACTCTGCCTACGGTGACCTTTGCACAAAACACCAACACAACCTCTTCTTCCGCCCCGGCCTCAGCCAAAAGGAACCCAGCCACTGACGACACGATAACCGTGAACGCCACTGGCAATCCGCGCCGCAGTTTTGACGTGCCAATGATGGTAACGGTGATCGAAAGCAACACCCCTGAAAGCCAAAGCGCCAGCACTGCAGCCGATATGCTGCGACGCGTGCCAGGCATTAGCATTACTGGCACTGGCCGCAGCAACGGCCAGGGCTTCATGATGCGTGGCTATGATCGCCGTGGCGTATTAACGCTGGTGGATGGCATTCGCCAGGGTACCGATACCGGCCATATCGACGGGATCTTTCTGGATCCAAGATTGGTGAAACGCGTTGAAGTCGTGCGTGGCCCTTCAGCCCTGCTGTACGGTAATGGTGCGTTGGGCGGCGTAGTATCTTATGAAACCGTCGATGCCGCAGACTTGCTGTTACCGAGCCATGATACCGGCTACCGGGTATACGCTACCGCAGGCAGCGGTGATCACAGTCTGGGCATGGGTGCTAGTACCTACGGCAAGACTGACCACCTTGACGGCTTATTGTCGTTCGGCATCAGTGATGTCGGTAACCTGCATCAGGGTAACGGTTCCGATGCACCAAACGATGAAACCATCAGCCACCTGCTGGCCAAAGGCACCTGGAAGATCGATGATAACCAATCATTAATCGGTAACCTGCGCTATTACAACAACCGTGCTCAACAACCGAATAACCCTCAGCAATCCTTCAGTGGGCACGACAACCTGATGACCGACCGCTCAACTATTTTGCATGATATGGCACTGAGTTACAGGCTAAACCCGGTTGGCCAGGATTGGCTGGATGCTGACGCCAAAATTTATTATTCCCAAGTAGAAATAAATGCGCATACCCTAGGTAACGGAGACCAAAGTCGCCAACAAACTACTCACGGTGCCAGCTTAAAGAACCATACTCACCTGTTTGCCGATACCTTTGCCTCTCACCTATTTACCTACGGTACTGAGGCTTATAAGCAGGCGCAAACGCCAGATGGTGCTGCCGAAGGCTTTCCACAGGCGAAAATCCATTTCGCCTCTGGCTGGCTGCAAGATGAGGTTACGCTACGCGATCTGCCTATCACGTTGTTGGCTGGCACGCGTTATGATAATTACAAAGGCTCCAGCCAGAGTTACCCCGATGTTGATGCCGACAAATGGTCATCGCGCGGCGCAATCAGCATCACCCCGACCGATTGGCTGATGCTGTTCGCTTCCTATTCGCAAGCCTTCCGTGCACCAACCATGGGTGAAATGTATAACGATTCCAAACATTTTTCGAAATCTCGGGGACCGACGACCTTAACCAACTACTGGGTGCCAAACCCGCGCTTGAAACCCGAAACCAACGAAACCCAGGAGTATGGTTTTGGGCTGCGCTTTGACGATTTACTGTTGGCTGACGATAGCTTGCAGTTCAAAGCCAGCTATTTCGACACCAAGGCCAAAGACTACATCACCACCAATGTCACCATGAAGCTGGGATTTGGCCCGCAAGGCCCTTATTGCATCAGTTGCACTACTTCTTCCATCAATATAGATCACGCAAAAATTTGGGGTTGGGATGCGGTGTTGAGCTACCACACGCCGCTATTTGATTGGGATTTAACCTATAACCGCACCCGTGGTAAAGACCAGGCAAGCAGTGGTTGGTTGAGCAACATCAACCCCGATACCATCACCAGCAGACTGGATGTTCCGTTGGGTGCAACCGGCTTGTCGATCGGCCAAGTCGCTACCTTTGCCCAACGAATGACCTCTGTGACGACCGCCACAACTGAACAAGCTGGCTATGGTGTCAACAATTTTTATCTTAGCTATAAAGGGCGTGGTCACGCGAAAAATTTCACTTCTACCCTCATGCTGAGCAACGCTTTCGACAAAGAATACTATTCACCACAAGGCATCCCGCAGGAGGGGCGCAATGCCAAATTGCTGGTAAGTTACCAGTGGTAA
- a CDS encoding EAL domain-containing protein, translating into MKIQLEADFSSRYVFQPVYSMEGKLFAVEMLSRFNSLDDDLTLPVGIGINLLSPEQRIELFNEQLILAHRYAAWFSKHDVLLTINIEEAVVESILSDQQMRQRIAHCPFIAFEISEGFPNLSAGKNNESVSRLSEMFMLCLDNFGSGQATLTALYDGLFDYVKIDKRFYWQLFTHQGYDVVIDALLKNINLLCKGVIVGGIERKEYFNKLRHAGVFGLQGFLWPSVGVDSLQALQAMPGEFNNTKG; encoded by the coding sequence ATGAAAATCCAACTTGAAGCTGACTTTAGTAGTCGCTATGTTTTTCAACCTGTTTACTCAATGGAAGGTAAGTTGTTTGCGGTGGAAATGTTAAGCCGTTTCAACAGCTTAGATGACGATTTAACCCTGCCAGTCGGCATTGGGATTAATTTATTGAGTCCCGAACAAAGGATTGAGCTATTTAATGAGCAATTGATACTGGCGCATCGCTACGCAGCCTGGTTCAGCAAGCATGATGTGCTACTGACCATCAATATCGAAGAAGCCGTTGTCGAATCGATTCTTTCCGATCAACAGATGCGCCAACGCATAGCACATTGTCCCTTTATTGCATTTGAAATCAGTGAGGGTTTTCCAAATCTATCCGCTGGGAAGAACAATGAAAGCGTCAGCCGATTAAGCGAAATGTTTATGCTGTGTCTGGACAATTTCGGTTCGGGGCAGGCAACGCTGACGGCACTGTACGATGGCCTATTTGACTATGTAAAGATCGACAAACGATTTTACTGGCAGCTATTTACCCATCAGGGGTATGACGTGGTTATTGACGCACTGCTAAAGAATATCAATCTATTGTGCAAGGGAGTGATTGTCGGGGGAATAGAGCGAAAAGAGTACTTCAATAAGCTCAGGCATGCGGGTGTTTTTGGCCTACAAGGTTTTTTATGGCCCAGTGTTGGTGTAGACAGTCTACAGGCTTTGCAAGCGATGCCTGGCGAGTTCAATAACACTAAGGGATAA
- a CDS encoding FecCD family ABC transporter permease: protein MRSRPSPPLAIAGLLVLLTLLVLVAANMGALTLSFLTLWREPFSERSWHIWLHIRLPRVLLAVVIGCALAVSGAVMQGLFRNPLADPSLLGISSGGALFVALIIVMPLALPTVIGLYSQMLAAFIGSLLVLLLIYAISRSERGNLSRLLLAGIAINALCMAAIGVLSYVSSDQQLRQFSLWMMGSLSQSQWPMLIIAVSLILPAALLTLRQARRLNLLQLGDEEAHYLGVDVQRTKLQLLLLSALLIGVAVAISGVIGFVGLVVPHLVRMRLGGDHRWLLPCSALGGACLLLVSDTLARTLVAPAEMPVGLMTSLIGGPYFLWLVMRQREPING from the coding sequence ATGCGCAGCCGCCCTTCCCCTCCGTTGGCTATCGCCGGCCTACTGGTGTTGCTGACTTTGCTGGTATTGGTCGCCGCCAATATGGGGGCATTGACATTGTCATTCCTCACCCTGTGGCGTGAGCCATTCAGCGAGAGATCGTGGCATATCTGGCTGCACATCCGCCTGCCACGTGTACTGCTGGCAGTGGTGATCGGTTGTGCACTGGCGGTTTCCGGCGCGGTAATGCAGGGGTTGTTCCGCAATCCGCTGGCCGATCCCAGCCTGCTGGGCATTAGCAGTGGCGGCGCACTATTTGTGGCGCTAATTATCGTGATGCCACTGGCGCTGCCGACCGTTATCGGCTTATACAGTCAGATGCTGGCGGCTTTCATTGGCAGTCTGCTGGTCTTGCTGCTGATTTACGCCATCAGCCGTAGCGAGCGCGGCAACCTGTCACGCCTGCTGCTGGCAGGCATCGCCATCAATGCCTTGTGCATGGCAGCCATCGGAGTACTGTCTTATGTCAGTAGCGATCAGCAGTTGCGTCAGTTCTCCCTGTGGATGATGGGTAGCCTTAGCCAATCGCAGTGGCCGATGTTGATCATCGCCGTCTCGTTGATCCTGCCCGCTGCGCTGCTTACACTGCGGCAGGCACGGCGATTGAACCTGTTGCAGTTGGGCGATGAAGAAGCCCACTATCTGGGAGTGGATGTCCAGCGTACCAAATTGCAGTTGCTGTTGCTGAGCGCACTGCTGATCGGCGTAGCAGTGGCGATCAGTGGCGTGATTGGTTTTGTCGGCCTGGTGGTGCCGCATCTGGTACGCATGCGCCTCGGCGGTGATCACCGTTGGCTGCTTCCCTGCTCCGCACTGGGTGGCGCATGTTTGCTGCTGGTCAGCGATACGTTGGCGCGCACTCTGGTGGCCCCGGCCGAAATGCCGGTAGGGCTGATGACCAGCCTGATCGGCGGGCCTTACTTTTTATGGTTGGTGATGCGCCAGCGGGAGCCAATAAATGGATAG
- a CDS encoding hemin-degrading factor produces MNNTLYERYQQAKIDHPGKYARDLARLLGVSEAELIHARVGHDAHRLQANTRILLADLEHIGVTQSITRNHYAVHELMGRYHNQHLNGHAGLILNPRELDLRLFFNQWASAFSMSETSKCGVRHSIQFFDHQGDALHKVYTTDETDLPGWMALVERHRNEENPPLILHPAEVVTLSTVLDAEKIDREWREMTDVHQFFPLLNRNKLTRQQAFRAVGDDLAFQVDNGALTQLLNTAQQWQNEIMIFVSNRGCVQIFTGQIERLMSLKGWINVVNRRFNLHLDENAIAESWVTRKPTKDGIVTSLELFAADGTQIAQLYGQRTEGQAEQTHWREQIAALQAKDVAA; encoded by the coding sequence ATGAATAATACCCTTTATGAACGCTACCAACAGGCCAAAATCGATCATCCGGGAAAATACGCGCGCGATTTGGCAAGGCTCCTTGGCGTAAGCGAAGCGGAGCTGATCCATGCCCGCGTCGGCCATGATGCTCACCGCTTGCAGGCTAATACCCGCATCCTGCTCGCCGACCTCGAACACATCGGCGTCACCCAATCCATTACTCGCAACCATTATGCAGTGCATGAGCTGATGGGGCGCTACCATAACCAGCATCTCAACGGCCATGCCGGTCTGATCCTCAATCCGCGTGAACTGGACTTGCGTCTGTTCTTCAACCAGTGGGCCAGTGCCTTCTCCATGAGCGAGACGAGCAAATGCGGCGTGCGCCATAGCATTCAGTTCTTTGACCATCAGGGCGATGCGTTACATAAAGTGTACACCACCGACGAAACTGATTTGCCAGGCTGGATGGCGTTGGTTGAACGCCACAGGAACGAGGAAAACCCGCCCCTGATACTGCACCCGGCTGAGGTCGTTACGCTCAGCACAGTACTGGACGCCGAAAAAATCGACCGCGAATGGCGTGAAATGACCGACGTTCACCAGTTTTTCCCGCTGCTAAACCGCAATAAGCTGACGCGTCAACAGGCGTTTCGCGCCGTTGGCGACGATTTGGCCTTTCAGGTGGATAACGGTGCGCTGACGCAGTTATTAAATACCGCTCAACAGTGGCAAAACGAAATTATGATTTTTGTCAGTAACCGTGGCTGTGTGCAAATCTTCACCGGCCAGATCGAACGCTTGATGTCGCTGAAAGGCTGGATCAATGTAGTTAACCGCCGCTTCAACTTACACCTGGACGAAAATGCGATCGCCGAAAGCTGGGTCACTCGTAAACCGACCAAAGACGGCATCGTCACCAGCCTGGAACTGTTTGCCGCCGATGGTACGCAGATCGCCCAGCTCTACGGACAACGTACAGAAGGGCAAGCGGAACAAACTCACTGGCGTGAGCAGATCGCCGCGCTGCAAGCCAAGGACGTTGCCGCATGA
- a CDS encoding heme ABC transporter ATP-binding protein gives MDRTASLTAQHLCYSLGSHWLINDVSLSIASGEMLAIIGPNGAGKSTLLRLLTGYLTPSCGKCWLLDRPLEQWLPQQLAKVRAVMRQYSDLAFPFTVEEVISMGRSPHGQRDRQQAIEQVMAQTDCLELAQRDYRQLSGGEQQRVQLARVLAQLWQPQPSPSWLFLDEPTSALDLYHQQHTLRLLRALTRQQPLGVCCVLHDLNLAALYADRILLLHQGRLVAAGTPQEVLCTGILTRWYQADLGVVHHPEVALPQVYLRQ, from the coding sequence ATGGATAGAACCGCAAGCCTGACAGCCCAGCATTTGTGCTATAGCCTAGGTTCACATTGGTTAATCAACGATGTTTCACTCAGCATCGCTAGCGGTGAAATGCTGGCGATTATCGGGCCGAACGGTGCGGGTAAGTCGACATTACTGCGTCTGTTGACCGGTTACCTGACACCAAGCTGCGGCAAATGCTGGCTGCTCGATCGCCCGCTGGAGCAATGGCTACCACAACAGTTGGCAAAAGTACGGGCGGTGATGCGCCAATATAGCGATCTGGCTTTTCCTTTCACCGTGGAAGAAGTGATTAGCATGGGGCGCTCTCCACATGGTCAGCGTGACAGGCAGCAGGCGATAGAACAGGTTATGGCGCAGACCGATTGCCTTGAGCTGGCACAGCGGGACTATCGCCAGCTTTCTGGCGGTGAACAACAAAGGGTGCAGTTGGCGCGCGTGCTAGCGCAGCTATGGCAACCACAGCCCTCCCCTTCATGGCTGTTTCTTGACGAACCTACCTCGGCATTAGACCTGTATCACCAACAACATACGCTACGGCTGCTGCGCGCTTTGACACGCCAACAGCCGCTGGGAGTCTGCTGTGTACTGCACGATCTCAACCTGGCCGCACTGTATGCCGACAGAATTTTGTTATTGCACCAGGGGCGGCTGGTCGCAGCGGGAACGCCGCAAGAGGTGCTATGCACGGGCATTCTCACCCGATGGTATCAGGCCGATTTAGGGGTAGTACATCATCCAGAAGTGGCATTGCCGCAAGTCTATTTACGGCAATAA
- the ydiK gene encoding AI-2E family transporter YdiK, which yields MTQPQHRYDLPRIIFGVLFIATMIIASFWVIQPFILGLAWAAMVVIATWPLLIKLQKLLWGRRSLAVMAMTMLLILLFILPISLMIGSLVDNSGPVIAWASTLGKLHMPEFVWLQSLPMFGDKIYNSYHALVNAGGAALLAKMQPYFGQTATWFVTQAAHIGRLLLHCTLMLLFSVILYARGEQVALGIRHFAVRLGAERGDAAVLLGGQAIRAVALGVVVTALVQSVLGGIGLALSGIPAATWLTVLIFICCVAQLGPLLVLVPAIIWLYWSGDTTWATVLVIWSCVVATLDNVLRPMLIRMGADLPTLLILLGVIGGLLAFGLIGLFIGPVVLAVSYRLLTAWMDEAAKPTTTLQDVARNLEES from the coding sequence ATGACACAACCGCAACACCGATACGATTTACCACGGATTATTTTTGGTGTGTTGTTTATCGCCACCATGATCATCGCCAGTTTTTGGGTCATCCAGCCGTTTATTCTCGGCTTAGCCTGGGCCGCGATGGTGGTGATCGCAACCTGGCCATTGCTGATCAAGTTGCAAAAGCTGCTGTGGGGGAGACGCTCGCTGGCAGTGATGGCCATGACGATGCTACTGATCTTGCTGTTCATCCTGCCAATTTCTCTGATGATCGGGAGCCTGGTGGATAACAGCGGCCCGGTTATCGCTTGGGCCAGCACGCTCGGCAAGCTGCATATGCCTGAGTTTGTCTGGCTGCAATCCCTACCGATGTTCGGTGACAAGATCTATAACAGTTATCATGCCTTGGTCAATGCTGGCGGTGCCGCGCTGCTGGCAAAAATGCAGCCGTATTTTGGCCAAACTGCCACCTGGTTTGTCACGCAGGCGGCACATATCGGCCGCCTGCTGCTGCACTGCACGCTGATGCTGTTGTTTAGCGTGATACTGTATGCGCGTGGTGAGCAGGTGGCGCTGGGTATCCGCCATTTTGCGGTGCGTTTGGGCGCTGAGCGCGGCGATGCAGCGGTGTTGCTGGGCGGGCAAGCGATTCGTGCAGTGGCGCTGGGTGTGGTGGTGACAGCACTGGTGCAGTCAGTGTTGGGAGGGATCGGCCTGGCACTGAGTGGTATCCCCGCCGCCACTTGGCTGACGGTGCTGATCTTTATCTGCTGCGTGGCACAATTGGGACCGCTGCTGGTGCTGGTGCCAGCCATCATCTGGCTGTACTGGAGCGGTGATACCACTTGGGCTACGGTACTTGTGATATGGAGTTGCGTGGTCGCCACGTTGGATAACGTGCTGCGGCCAATGCTGATCCGCATGGGGGCTGATTTGCCAACGCTACTGATCCTGTTAGGGGTGATCGGCGGCCTGCTGGCCTTCGGTTTGATCGGCCTGTTTATCGGCCCGGTGGTACTCGCGGTGTCCTACCGCCTACTCACCGCCTGGATGGATGAAGCAGCTAAGCCGACCACTACGCTGCAAGATGTGGCGAGAAATCTGGAAGAGAGCTAA